The proteins below are encoded in one region of Sulfitobacter sp. SK012:
- a CDS encoding replication-associated recombination protein A, which translates to MVDLFGSGPARVESTHRPLADRLRPRALAEVIGQDQVLGPDAPLTVMLASGVLSSLVFWGPPGVGKTTIARLLADETDLHFVQISAIFSGVPELRKVFEAAKIRRQNGQGTLLFVDEIHRFNKAQQDGFLPHMEDGTILLVGATTENPSFELNAAVLSRAQVLVLERLALDDLEKLALRAEQELDQILPLDDHARNALMNMADGDGRALLNLIEQVAAWKVDGTLGTDALSKRLMKRAAQYDKSGDAHYNLISALHKSVRGSDPDAALYWFARMLEGGEDPRYLARRITRMAVEDIGLADPQAQAVCLQCWETYERLGSPEGELALAQAVTYLALAPKSNAAYVAYKGARAAAKKTGSEPPPKHILNAATSMMKDQGYGAGYAYDHDAEDGFSGQNYFPDSMARPDLYQPVERGFERELKKRLDYFAGLRAKRKT; encoded by the coding sequence ATGGTTGATTTGTTCGGCAGCGGCCCCGCGCGTGTAGAGAGTACCCATCGACCTCTCGCGGATCGGTTGCGGCCGCGTGCCCTGGCCGAGGTGATTGGTCAGGACCAGGTACTTGGACCAGATGCCCCACTTACCGTGATGCTGGCCTCTGGTGTTCTGAGTTCCTTGGTTTTCTGGGGTCCACCGGGTGTTGGAAAAACCACCATCGCGCGGCTTTTGGCAGATGAGACGGATCTGCATTTTGTCCAGATATCTGCTATCTTTAGCGGTGTGCCAGAGTTGCGCAAAGTCTTTGAGGCGGCAAAAATTCGGCGACAAAACGGGCAGGGAACGCTGCTATTTGTCGACGAAATACATCGCTTTAACAAAGCGCAGCAAGACGGGTTTCTGCCGCATATGGAGGATGGGACCATCCTGCTTGTGGGCGCAACCACTGAAAACCCCAGCTTTGAGTTGAATGCAGCTGTGCTAAGCCGGGCGCAGGTGCTCGTGCTTGAGCGATTGGCCTTGGATGATCTAGAAAAACTGGCACTGCGCGCTGAGCAGGAGCTGGATCAAATCCTGCCGCTGGACGATCACGCGCGTAATGCTTTGATGAATATGGCGGACGGCGACGGGCGTGCGCTGTTGAACCTGATTGAGCAGGTCGCGGCGTGGAAGGTCGACGGCACGTTGGGCACGGATGCTTTGTCCAAGCGTCTGATGAAACGCGCGGCACAATACGACAAATCTGGTGACGCGCATTACAACCTGATCTCAGCCTTGCATAAATCGGTACGCGGCAGTGATCCGGACGCCGCGCTTTATTGGTTTGCGCGTATGCTCGAGGGCGGCGAAGACCCCCGCTATCTGGCGCGCCGGATCACGCGGATGGCAGTCGAGGATATCGGTTTGGCCGATCCTCAGGCGCAGGCCGTGTGCTTGCAATGTTGGGAAACCTACGAGCGCCTTGGTAGTCCCGAAGGGGAGTTGGCATTGGCGCAAGCGGTGACGTATCTGGCGCTCGCCCCGAAATCCAACGCTGCTTATGTGGCCTACAAAGGCGCGCGGGCTGCGGCCAAAAAGACTGGCTCAGAGCCACCTCCCAAACATATCCTGAATGCTGCGACGTCTATGATGAAGGATCAAGGATATGGCGCTGGCTATGCCTATGACCATGATGCAGAGGATGGATTTTCGGGGCAAAACTACTTTCCTGACAGTATGGCGCGCCCAGATCTTTACCAACCGGTCGAACGCGGCTTTGAGCGCGAGCTAAAAAAGCGACTGGATTACTTTGCAGGGCTGCGCGCAAAGCGGAAAACTTGA
- a CDS encoding RluA family pseudouridine synthase: MSRVQTLVIEEGDGDQRLDRWFKRVFPLISQGRIEKMCRKGDIRVDGGRVKASTRLEVGQQIRVPPLPDTEAPPPPKRTRVTDADAKFIRSCVIYRDDHVIVLNKPPGLPVQGGSGQSDRHVDALADALMFDLDEKPRLVHRLDKDTSGVLIMARSRSVAAALTASFRHRETRKIYWAAIAGVPHPRNGQIKFGLVKAGGHGVRGEGEKMVAVHPRDIDTTEGAKRATTDYTVLAQAGSRTCWAALIPVTGRTHQLRAHMAEIGHPIVGDGKYGGSSQENMGDGWGAQLGGDISKKLHLHARSLTIEHPVTKARLNLVAPMPDHMLRTWDTFQWFPADVPTDPFEEDWS, translated from the coding sequence ATGAGCCGAGTACAAACATTAGTGATTGAAGAGGGCGACGGTGATCAGCGGTTGGACCGTTGGTTCAAACGCGTTTTCCCGCTGATATCTCAAGGGCGCATCGAAAAGATGTGCCGCAAGGGCGACATCCGCGTCGATGGCGGGCGGGTCAAAGCATCAACGCGGCTTGAGGTCGGACAGCAAATACGCGTGCCGCCGTTGCCTGACACCGAAGCTCCGCCACCACCAAAGCGGACTCGCGTCACGGATGCAGACGCGAAATTCATTCGGTCTTGTGTGATTTACCGCGACGATCATGTCATTGTGCTCAACAAGCCTCCGGGCCTGCCGGTGCAGGGCGGTTCCGGCCAATCTGACCGTCATGTGGACGCGTTGGCCGATGCGCTGATGTTTGATCTGGACGAAAAGCCACGGCTGGTGCACCGGCTCGATAAGGACACGTCGGGCGTGCTGATCATGGCGCGGTCTCGGTCGGTCGCAGCTGCGCTGACGGCTTCGTTTCGGCACCGCGAGACGCGCAAGATTTACTGGGCAGCAATTGCGGGTGTGCCCCATCCGCGCAATGGCCAAATCAAGTTTGGATTGGTCAAAGCGGGCGGGCACGGTGTGCGCGGCGAAGGTGAAAAGATGGTAGCCGTGCATCCGCGCGACATCGACACCACCGAGGGTGCCAAGCGGGCCACTACCGACTACACGGTTCTGGCGCAGGCCGGCAGCCGCACCTGTTGGGCAGCACTTATTCCTGTGACCGGTCGGACTCACCAGCTGCGTGCGCATATGGCTGAAATCGGGCATCCGATTGTGGGCGACGGCAAATACGGCGGGTCTAGCCAAGAAAACATGGGCGATGGCTGGGGTGCGCAATTGGGTGGCGACATCTCAAAGAAGCTGCATCTGCATGCGCGGTCTCTGACGATTGAGCATCCTGTGACAAAAGCGCGGCTGAATCTTGTGGCCCCAATGCCCGATCATATGCTGCGTACTTGGGACACATTCCAGTGGTTCCCGGCGGATGTGCCTACGGATCCTTTCGAGGAAGACTGGTCATGA
- the crcB gene encoding fluoride efflux transporter CrcB, with protein sequence MISTLSLVALGGAVGAGLRFLSGVAVLRLLGPSDFPVAIIFVNVVGSFLMGVFVVFAAERGLTHLSPLVMTGLLGGFTTFSAFSLETVLLIERGNITAAAFYVLVSVVVSIGALMLGVWMTRGVLS encoded by the coding sequence ATGATTTCAACGCTTTCTCTTGTCGCCCTTGGAGGCGCTGTCGGTGCAGGGCTGCGGTTCCTGTCTGGTGTTGCGGTCTTGCGCCTGTTGGGTCCATCAGATTTTCCGGTGGCGATTATTTTTGTCAACGTCGTCGGGTCGTTTCTAATGGGCGTCTTTGTCGTCTTTGCCGCCGAGCGGGGCCTGACGCATCTCAGTCCATTGGTGATGACGGGGCTTTTGGGCGGTTTTACAACATTCTCCGCCTTTTCGCTTGAGACGGTGCTGTTGATTGAGCGTGGCAATATCACGGCCGCGGCGTTTTACGTCTTGGTATCGGTGGTGGTGTCGATAGGGGCCCTTATGTTGGGGGTTTGGATGACCAGAGGGGTCCTTTCATGA
- the rplQ gene encoding 50S ribosomal protein L17 produces MRHARGYRRLNRTHEHRKALWANMAGSLIEHEQIKTTLPKAKELKPIIEKMITLAKRGDLHARRQAASKLKQDQFVTKLFDILGPRYKDRQGGYVRVLKAGFRYGDMAPMAIIEFVDRDRDAKGAGDKARVAAEEVAEQE; encoded by the coding sequence ATGCGTCACGCACGTGGATACCGCCGCCTGAACCGCACACATGAGCACCGCAAGGCGCTCTGGGCTAACATGGCAGGCTCGCTCATTGAACATGAGCAAATCAAAACAACATTGCCTAAGGCAAAAGAACTTAAGCCAATCATCGAAAAGATGATCACGCTGGCCAAACGTGGCGATTTGCATGCCCGTCGTCAGGCGGCATCAAAGCTTAAGCAAGACCAGTTTGTTACAAAGCTTTTTGATATCTTGGGCCCACGTTACAAAGACCGCCAAGGTGGTTATGTGCGCGTCCTTAAGGCCGGTTTCCGCTATGGTGACATGGCGCCAATGGCAATCATCGAATTTGTTGACCGTGACCGTGATGCAAAAGGCGCAGGCGACAAAGCCCGTGTTGCAGCCGAAGAAGTTGCTGAGCAAGAATAA
- a CDS encoding HAD-IA family hydrolase encodes MTGRLRLVIFDVDGTLVDSQGDISAAMTAAFQAEGLVPPILNSVLGIVGLSLDVAMPILAPEEDTVMHGRLVQGYKDAYMTLRAQTGTAASSPLYPGAREALEELHMMPDVLLGVATGKSKRGLDKLIEGHGLEKFFVTRQVADFHPSKPHPSMIFEALRDAGVEKSDAVMVGDTSFDMDMAAAAGVTGIGVSWGYHGPERLGAAQYNIEGFDALGPLVQRIWETVS; translated from the coding sequence ATGACGGGCCGCTTGCGGCTGGTGATCTTTGACGTAGACGGCACTTTGGTCGACAGCCAAGGCGACATCTCGGCTGCGATGACGGCGGCGTTTCAGGCCGAAGGATTGGTGCCGCCGATCCTGAACTCGGTGCTTGGGATCGTCGGTCTGTCGCTTGATGTGGCGATGCCGATTTTGGCCCCAGAAGAAGATACCGTGATGCATGGCCGCTTGGTTCAGGGGTACAAAGACGCTTACATGACCTTGCGTGCGCAGACAGGCACGGCGGCGTCATCCCCTCTTTATCCTGGCGCACGAGAGGCGTTGGAAGAGCTGCACATGATGCCCGATGTTCTGCTCGGTGTGGCGACAGGCAAAAGCAAGCGTGGCCTCGATAAGCTGATCGAGGGGCATGGATTAGAAAAGTTCTTTGTCACGCGTCAGGTTGCCGATTTTCACCCCTCCAAACCGCATCCGTCGATGATCTTTGAGGCGCTGCGCGATGCGGGCGTCGAAAAGTCAGATGCTGTTATGGTTGGTGATACAAGCTTTGACATGGATATGGCGGCAGCGGCAGGTGTGACCGGGATCGGCGTTTCTTGGGGCTATCATGGTCCAGAACGTTTGGGTGCTGCGCAGTACAATATCGAAGGGTTCGACGCGCTTGGCCCGCTTGTGCAGCGCATCTGGGAGACTGTGTCATGA
- a CDS encoding ATP12 family chaperone protein, with translation MSDWKAKRFWAEATVEEAEGGFTVTLDGRPVKTPAKRALILPTRKMAQAAAAEWDAQEGTINPALMPVTKTANAAIDKVAIQHAEVADMLAAYADSDLLCYRADQPESLVARQNEIWDPMLDWVRQEHGIIFHTRIGVVHVPQSEQTRARATELTHQMGAFDLAAFHDLVSLSGSWVLGLAASQNARFAGDIWDISRLDERWQAEQWGADEDAESMAALKQRAFEHAKRMFDLSDT, from the coding sequence ATGAGCGATTGGAAGGCCAAACGTTTCTGGGCAGAGGCAACAGTTGAAGAGGCCGAAGGCGGATTTACTGTCACCTTAGATGGTCGTCCGGTCAAAACACCGGCAAAGCGCGCGCTGATCTTGCCGACACGCAAGATGGCGCAAGCCGCTGCGGCTGAATGGGACGCGCAAGAAGGCACAATCAATCCGGCCCTGATGCCAGTCACGAAGACCGCAAATGCCGCGATTGATAAGGTCGCGATACAGCACGCCGAAGTGGCAGATATGTTGGCGGCGTATGCTGATAGTGATCTCTTGTGCTACCGCGCAGACCAACCAGAATCGCTGGTCGCGCGGCAAAACGAGATTTGGGACCCGATGCTGGATTGGGTACGCCAAGAACATGGAATAATTTTTCACACCCGAATCGGTGTGGTTCACGTGCCGCAATCTGAGCAGACACGCGCACGGGCCACTGAGCTTACCCACCAAATGGGAGCGTTCGACCTGGCAGCATTTCATGACTTAGTTAGTCTGTCAGGATCTTGGGTTCTAGGGCTTGCCGCGTCACAAAATGCACGTTTTGCGGGTGATATTTGGGATATTTCTCGTTTGGACGAGCGCTGGCAAGCTGAGCAGTGGGGGGCTGACGAAGACGCCGAATCCATGGCGGCCCTTAAACAGAGGGCATTTGA
- a CDS encoding DNA-directed RNA polymerase subunit alpha: MIHKNWAELIKPQQLEVKPGNDPARQATVIAEPLERGFGLTMGNALRRVLMSSLQGAAITSVQIDNVLHEFSSVAGVREDVTDIILNLKGVSIRMEVEGPKRLSISAKGPGVVTAGDISESAGIEILNRDHVICHLDDGADIYMELMVNTGKGYVSADKNKPEDAPIGLIPIDAIYSPVKKVSYDVQPTREGQVLDYDKLTMKVETDGSITPDDAVAFAARILQDQLGIFVNFDEPESASRQDDDDGLEFNPLLLKKVDELELSVRSANCLKNDNIVYIGDLIQKTEAEMLRTPNFGRKSLNEIKEVLSGMGLHLGMDVEDWPPDNIEDLAKKFEDSF, encoded by the coding sequence ATGATCCATAAAAATTGGGCCGAATTGATCAAGCCACAGCAGCTTGAAGTCAAACCGGGTAACGATCCTGCGCGTCAGGCGACTGTGATTGCCGAACCGCTTGAGCGTGGTTTTGGTTTGACCATGGGTAACGCGCTGCGTCGCGTGCTGATGAGCTCGTTGCAGGGTGCTGCGATCACGTCTGTTCAGATCGACAACGTGCTGCATGAATTCTCAAGCGTTGCTGGTGTGCGTGAAGACGTCACTGACATCATCTTGAACCTCAAGGGTGTTAGCATCCGGATGGAAGTCGAAGGACCAAAGCGTCTGTCGATCTCTGCAAAGGGTCCAGGCGTTGTGACAGCAGGCGATATCTCTGAATCAGCCGGCATCGAAATTCTGAACCGCGACCATGTGATCTGTCACCTCGATGATGGTGCCGACATCTACATGGAGCTGATGGTCAACACTGGCAAAGGTTACGTGTCTGCGGACAAGAACAAGCCAGAGGATGCACCCATTGGTTTGATCCCGATCGACGCAATCTATTCGCCGGTCAAGAAGGTTAGCTATGATGTACAGCCCACCCGCGAAGGTCAGGTGCTGGATTATGATAAGCTGACGATGAAGGTTGAAACTGATGGTTCTATCACGCCGGACGACGCTGTAGCTTTCGCTGCACGCATCCTGCAGGACCAGCTGGGCATCTTTGTTAACTTCGATGAGCCTGAATCAGCTTCGCGTCAGGACGATGACGATGGTCTTGAGTTCAACCCGCTTCTGCTCAAGAAAGTGGACGAGTTGGAGCTGTCTGTTCGTTCGGCAAACTGCCTGAAGAACGACAACATCGTGTACATCGGGGACCTCATTCAAAAGACCGAGGCCGAGATGCTGCGCACGCCAAACTTTGGCCGCAAGTCCTTGAACGAAATCAAGGAAGTGTTGTCTGGTATGGGTCTGCACCTTGGTATGGACGTCGAGGATTGGCCACCTGACAACATCGAAGACCTTGCCAAGAAGTTCGAGGATTCGTTCTAA
- the rpsK gene encoding 30S ribosomal protein S11, with protein MAREKTRAKKKVSKNIAAGVAHVNSSFNNTKILISDVQGNAIAWSSAGTMGFKGSRKSTPYAAQMAAEDVGRKAQDHGVKTLEVEVQGAGSGRESALRALAAAGFNITSIRDVTPMAHNGCRPPKRRRV; from the coding sequence ATGGCACGCGAAAAGACACGCGCTAAGAAGAAGGTTTCCAAGAACATCGCCGCAGGTGTGGCGCATGTGAATTCTTCCTTCAACAACACAAAAATCCTGATCTCTGACGTTCAGGGCAACGCAATTGCATGGTCTTCCGCTGGCACCATGGGCTTTAAAGGGTCTCGTAAATCGACACCTTATGCAGCTCAGATGGCCGCAGAGGACGTGGGCCGCAAAGCACAAGACCACGGCGTGAAAACGCTTGAAGTTGAAGTGCAAGGTGCTGGTTCTGGCCGCGAAAGCGCGCTGCGTGCGCTGGCGGCTGCAGGCTTTAACATCACGTCCATCCGCGACGTGACGCCTATGGCACACAACGGCTGCCGCCCTCCAAAGCGCCGCCGCGTCTAA